ACCAACGCAGCCGTATCCACAATCTGGCCACGCCCAACGTTGACCAACAATGCGCCATCGTCCATCGCACTGAGGAACTTCACATCGACCAAGTGGTGCGTCTCCTCAGTCAACGGTGCGGTTATCACTACGACGTTATGACCGCCAATCAGCTCAGGCAGATCATCGGTGGCGTGAACACCATCCCGCGCAGTACGTGCTACCAGAGTCGACACAGCATCGAACGCTGAAAGCCGCTTCGCCACAGCCATGCCGATGCTACCTGCACCGACGATCAGAACGCGCTTGCCTGAAAGGGTGTCCGCCTCGAAGCGTCGGTGAGCCCAAATGCCGTTGTCCTGGAATCTCACCAGCGCTGGCCACTGGCGAAATTGCGCAAGGATGGCCGACAGGACCCACTCGGACACCGGACCGGCGTGCGCTCCACGGGCACTAGCCAGCGTCACACCGCTAGCTACGTGGTCCGACCATTCATCCACTCCCGCCGAAAGTAGCTGAACCATTCGCAGGTTCGACAGTTGCCCCAGTAGGCGAATAGGCCGGTGGCTGCTCCGGTACGGTGGGATCAGGACGTCTGCTGCACTTTGCACATCCGTTAGCTTCGAAGCGGTCGGGTCGTAGGCGACCACATTCAGAGTCGGAATGGCGGACAGTAGCTCCCTGCCAACCTCGTCATCCTGCTCATTACTGACTAGGACCGTTACAGCGCTCACGACCAACCTTCCTTTGATCAGTGCGGACACAGCAGCAGGACGCCGATCACCGTTGAGTCATAACCATGCCGACCAGTTCGCGGGCCTGGCGTTGCAGGGGAGCGCCCGACGCACTGTTGTCAATAGTCGAGTGCGGCACCGGCGGACGGAAGCCGATGTCTATCGACGATACGTAGCTTGACCAGTTGTCCAGCTTGAACGAATCGCGCGCCGCACCACGATGGCGGATATAGGTGTGCATGGTTTCCGCGTCACAATGCACCCATACGATTGATAGCGTTGCACCCATGTCGATACACGACGCCTCTATCCTGTTCAGCCACGCGACGTCGTTAAACTCTTTGATGAACGGCGCTGTAACGATCGCACTGTTTCCGCATTGTACGTTCTCTGTCATTGCGTTGATCAGTGCTTCGTATTCGCGCGGACGAATTCGTGATACGTACTCCTCGGACTCTCGGTCGTGCGGCGACTGCCCCAGTAGTTCCAATGCGGCCTCTACGACCGGTCGAGTCAGCGTGTCCTTGTCCAACATGGACCAACCGGTTTCGCGCGCCAATACCCGACCAAGTTCCGTTTTGCCACTCCCGGCGTAACCGCCGACAAGCAGTACACGCGGCGAATCCGTCCGAACCTCGTGCCGTTCGGCCTGTTCTGGCGCATTAACGACACGCCCAGCCCGAGGCTTGCTAACGATTACGTTCTCACTCGCCAGAAGCTTCATTGCTTCGCTAATCGTGAAGACGCTAACTCCCCACTCGCGGGCAAGGTCACGCGTCGAAGGCAACGATTGGCCATCACGGAGTACTCCCGCCGCAATCTGGTTCCGGATGTTCCGGGCTACCTGCTGGTGCAGCGACTCCGCTCGCGCTACGCGAGGGCTCTGGCCTGACATGCCACCTCCGGTGCTCAGTCCCCGAGCCAGCAGCATACCAGTCACCTAACAGCGTCCCTGCGGGCGTTTGTGCAGGTAGATGCCCTTCTTGTGGCCAGGTTCGACCTAACAGTTGACCTGATGTCATATCAACTGTTAGCTTCCTCTCGTCGCTGGATGTAACGGCGACCACACGGAGAGGAAGACCCGATGCAGTTCGAGGAAGACGAAGCCCGGTTCAGCCCGGACGGGTTGACCGAAGAGGTGATCGACGCCCTGATCAGCGCCGTCGATGACGAGTTGGCGGAGATGCCGTCGCCGACGTCGCGGCTGGTGGACGGCCCGGCGTGGAACAGGTGGGGCCGCCGCTACGTGGAGCGCACCTTGTCCAGCACGGTCCGAGTCCTGGCCGTGTCAGACATGGTGTCCGCCGCTGCCGGGACGGAGGCCGCGTGATGCGCACCATCACCCACTCCACTGGTCCCGTTCAGCTCGCGTTGGACGTCGCGCTCGGCCACGTCGAGGTGCACTTGGAGGAAGGCCGCGACGTCGCCGAGGTGACGCTCTCGCCGATGGAGTTCGGCGACTCGACCGCCGCGCGGTTGATCGCCGACACCGAGGTTGCCGAGACCGCTGACCGGCTCGCCGTGCGGGTGCCGCGTCCTCACGGCGTGAACGGCGGCACGACCGTCATTCAGTCCCGTGGTGCTGTGATCCAGATGTTCGGCGACGTCGTCAACGTCGTTGGCGTCACGATCGTCAACGGCCGCGTGATCAGCGGGACCGGTGCGACCGTCGTCCAGACCGGGGGCGGTGTCCGTGTGGTCGCCCGCTTGCCGCTCGGTTCGACGCTGGCCCTGGACACCCGGACCGCGCCGGTCGTGGTCACGGGGCAGGTGCGCAGCCTGCGGTTCCGGTCGCTGGCCGGTGACCTGACCGCGAACCGCGTGGACAACCTCGACGTCGAGACCACCTCCGGTGACGTGAGCGTCGCCCGTGTGGGGTTCGCCCAGGTGCGCAGCGTCTCCGGTGATGTCGAGGTCGGCGCGGCCCGCGACGTCACGTTGACCACGACGTCGGGTGACGTCGACATCGCGGAGTTGGCAGGGACCGCGCAGGTGCGCGCGGTGTCCGGGGACGTGACGGTCCACGCGGTGGAGCCGTCCGGTGTGGACGCCCGGTCGGTGTCCGGTGACATCACCGTCAGCAGTGGCCCCGGTGTGCTGGTCGCCAGCAACACCCGCACGGTGTCCGGCCGCGTGCGCAACCGGACGGAGCGTGCGTGATGGCGGGCAAGACGTTCCCGTGGGTGCTGACCGCGTCGGTGCCGTGGGCCGATGGTCCGCAGTACACGCGGGGCACGCACGACGGGTTGCCACTGCTGTCCTACGGCTGCGCCCCTCGCGCCAAGCTGGCCACTTACCGGCAGTTGCGCGCCATGGGCTTACGGCCCAACGGGCAGGACCCGGTGGCGGTGCTCTACGTGCGGCACAACGCGTCCGGGAAGACGTCGTTCGCGTCGCTGTACCTGATCGAGAAGGCCGCTCCGGTCCGGCCGATGACACCGGCCAAGTGGACCGCGTTGGCCAAGGCCAACCTCGCCCGCCGCATCTGCCGCATCTGCGGCAAGGACCCGCTGTACGTGCTGCCGACCAGCACCGGCTTGTGCTGGCCGTGCTTCGCGGCCGAGACCGCCGTGAGCGACACCGTCGACTGCGGTACGGCCGACGACTGGGCGGAGGCCGCGTGATGAGCCTCCGACTCGTGTTCCTGAACGCCCCAGACCGGCGGCCGACTCCGGCCAAGAAGACACCGCCGGTCCGGGTCTCCAGCACCCATCACGTGAGTCAGGAGATGACCAGCATGTCCCACAGGACATCGCGTGACCAGACCAGTCCCCGGCGTGGTGTGCGCCGGATCGCCACCGTCGCGCTTGCCGTGACCGCCGTCTGGCTGGTCGCGGCCTGTCACCCGGTCACGGGGCAGGGCACCGACCCCGCCACCGTCGACACCCCGGTAGACGTCACCAGGGACGTGGAGTTCAGCACGTCGTGCGACGACACCGGTTTCGCCTTCGACATCGAGCCCAACACCCCGGAGGCGCGTGAGGCCGCACAGCGCGCCTGCCGCCGGATCCACGACGCGGTCGAGTCCGCCGACTGGCCGGAGGGCTTGAAGCCCACGGGACCTGTGGTGGTGGAGCGATGAGCGACCTGATCACCACCTACCCGTTGCCGTTCGTGCTGCTGGCCGCTCTCACGGTCGTGGTGGCGGTGCTGTTGTGGCGCGTTGTGGTGTCGGCCGCGCTGACCGCGTGCGCGCTGTGGGCGCTGGCCGCGCACGGCGGTAGCGACGTGGTCGTGGTGATGGCGCTGTGCGCGCTGATCACCGCCGCGTTCGTGGTGTTCCAGCCCGCCCGTTCCCCGCGCCGTGTGATGCGGCTGCGTCGTCAGGAGGTGACCCGATGACCAGTGCGTACCCGACCCCGGTCGACACGCTCACGGAGAAGGTCAAGGCCCGCGCGATCGAGCTGGGCGAGATGCCGTCCCGCAACAGGATCAAGACCGAGTTCAAGGTGGGTGCGCCCAAGGCCACTGCGGTGCTGGCCGCGCTCACCGACGCCGGGTTCGACCCGACCCGCCCGGAGGTCGCCGACGTTGAGGTTCCGGCCCGCCGGTTGCACGCTGTCCCGTCCGAGACCACGCCCGCCACGCCGGTGACGGAAGAGCCCAGGGCGCAAGCGTCACTCCCACTCGACACCCAGCCGGTGGCGGTCGACTCCGAGGTGACCGAGGTCGCGACCCCGGTCCAGCCGGACGCCGTGTCGGCCGATACGGGGGACGAAAGCCCCGCCGCGGACACGGCCGGCGCGCGGGACGAAACTCCGCCGGCGGGGAAACGTCACCAGTCGACCACCCCTGACGCCAGGGTGAAGCCGGTGCGGTCGTGGCCGCTGCTGTTGCTGGCGGTGGGCGCGTTCGTGGCCATCTGGGGTGGCTGGGTGGGTCTGGGTGAGCTGACCGGTTTCGGCCCGATCCGGCTGCTGCCCGGCATCGCGGACGGGTTCGTCATCAACTCTGCGATCACGTTGCCGATCGGTGTGGAGGCCTACGCGGCGTACGCGTTGCGGGTGTGGCTGTCCGGTGGCACCAGGTCGGTGAAGGCGCGCAGGTTCGCCCGTGCGTCCGCGATCGGCTCGCTGGTGTTGGGCGCGGCCGGTCAGGTGGCCTATCACCTGATGGTCGCGGCAGGGATCACCGTCGCGCCGTGGTGGATCACCACCTTCGTGTCGTGCCTGCCCGTGGTCGTTCTCGGCTGCGGCGCTGCCTTGACCCACCTGCTCCACGACCAGGACGACGACGCGGAGGTGACCCGATGAGCGTCACGACGACGATGGTCGGCACGCCCGACCCCGACGAACGGCCCGAGATGTCGGCCGCGACCGGCAACGTCTACCCGCTGCGCCCCACCGACTCCACCACCGCGCACACCACGGAAGAGTCGCCGGGTGCCGACGTGGAACGGGCACCGG
This is a stretch of genomic DNA from Saccharothrix ecbatanensis. It encodes these proteins:
- a CDS encoding DUF4097 family beta strand repeat-containing protein; the encoded protein is MRTITHSTGPVQLALDVALGHVEVHLEEGRDVAEVTLSPMEFGDSTAARLIADTEVAETADRLAVRVPRPHGVNGGTTVIQSRGAVIQMFGDVVNVVGVTIVNGRVISGTGATVVQTGGGVRVVARLPLGSTLALDTRTAPVVVTGQVRSLRFRSLAGDLTANRVDNLDVETTSGDVSVARVGFAQVRSVSGDVEVGAARDVTLTTTSGDVDIAELAGTAQVRAVSGDVTVHAVEPSGVDARSVSGDITVSSGPGVLVASNTRTVSGRVRNRTERA
- a CDS encoding RRQRL motif-containing zinc-binding protein, which produces MAGKTFPWVLTASVPWADGPQYTRGTHDGLPLLSYGCAPRAKLATYRQLRAMGLRPNGQDPVAVLYVRHNASGKTSFASLYLIEKAAPVRPMTPAKWTALAKANLARRICRICGKDPLYVLPTSTGLCWPCFAAETAVSDTVDCGTADDWAEAA
- a CDS encoding NAD(P)-dependent oxidoreductase produces the protein MSAVTVLVSNEQDDEVGRELLSAIPTLNVVAYDPTASKLTDVQSAADVLIPPYRSSHRPIRLLGQLSNLRMVQLLSAGVDEWSDHVASGVTLASARGAHAGPVSEWVLSAILAQFRQWPALVRFQDNGIWAHRRFEADTLSGKRVLIVGAGSIGMAVAKRLSAFDAVSTLVARTARDGVHATDDLPELIGGHNVVVITAPLTEETHHLVDVKFLSAMDDGALLVNVGRGQIVDTAALVTELQAGRLRAALDVTDPEPLPADHPLWSCTGAIISPHSARTVPGTNQLCYAVAAEQIVSFVAGSVPSNAARR
- a CDS encoding ABC transporter permease; translation: MTSAYPTPVDTLTEKVKARAIELGEMPSRNRIKTEFKVGAPKATAVLAALTDAGFDPTRPEVADVEVPARRLHAVPSETTPATPVTEEPRAQASLPLDTQPVAVDSEVTEVATPVQPDAVSADTGDESPAADTAGARDETPPAGKRHQSTTPDARVKPVRSWPLLLLAVGAFVAIWGGWVGLGELTGFGPIRLLPGIADGFVINSAITLPIGVEAYAAYALRVWLSGGTRSVKARRFARASAIGSLVLGAAGQVAYHLMVAAGITVAPWWITTFVSCLPVVVLGCGAALTHLLHDQDDDAEVTR
- a CDS encoding GntR family transcriptional regulator, yielding MLLARGLSTGGGMSGQSPRVARAESLHQQVARNIRNQIAAGVLRDGQSLPSTRDLAREWGVSVFTISEAMKLLASENVIVSKPRAGRVVNAPEQAERHEVRTDSPRVLLVGGYAGSGKTELGRVLARETGWSMLDKDTLTRPVVEAALELLGQSPHDRESEEYVSRIRPREYEALINAMTENVQCGNSAIVTAPFIKEFNDVAWLNRIEASCIDMGATLSIVWVHCDAETMHTYIRHRGAARDSFKLDNWSSYVSSIDIGFRPPVPHSTIDNSASGAPLQRQARELVGMVMTQR